One segment of Candidatus Ozemobacteraceae bacterium DNA contains the following:
- a CDS encoding glycosyltransferase, translated as MTPLYSVIVPAYNEEKLLPACLAAVNAAMAGVPWPGEVIVVDNNSRDRTSEVARERGARVVFEPVNQISRARNAGARAARGRYLLFIDADTFVSGPLLAAALDAMHEKGWSGGGAMVTFDRPMNLFYRKLLELWSAISRSFSLAAGCFLFCRADAFADTGGFSEKVYASEEIWFSRRLVRWGKQHRMPFRIISSPNIETSGRKMESLPRMLLVLLTFILCPFAPRFRATSWFWYHRQDS; from the coding sequence CGGCCTATAACGAGGAAAAGCTGCTGCCGGCCTGCCTGGCGGCGGTGAACGCGGCCATGGCCGGGGTGCCGTGGCCCGGCGAGGTCATCGTTGTGGACAACAACTCCCGCGACAGGACCTCCGAGGTCGCCCGCGAACGCGGCGCGCGCGTCGTCTTCGAGCCCGTCAACCAGATCTCTCGCGCGCGAAACGCCGGGGCCCGGGCGGCGCGCGGCCGGTATCTCCTCTTCATCGACGCCGACACGTTCGTGAGCGGACCTCTGCTCGCCGCGGCCCTCGACGCCATGCACGAGAAGGGCTGGAGCGGCGGCGGCGCCATGGTCACGTTCGACAGGCCGATGAACCTTTTCTACAGGAAGCTTCTCGAATTGTGGTCGGCGATTTCCCGCAGTTTCTCGCTTGCGGCCGGCTGCTTTCTCTTTTGCCGCGCCGATGCCTTCGCCGATACGGGCGGTTTTTCAGAAAAAGTGTATGCAAGTGAGGAAATCTGGTTTTCACGACGGCTCGTTCGCTGGGGAAAACAGCATCGGATGCCTTTCCGGATCATCTCCTCTCCGAACATCGAGACATCCGGCCGCAAGATGGAGAGCCTTCCGAGAATGCTTCTCGTTCTGCTCACCTTCATTCTGTGCCCGTTCGCGCCCAGGTTCAGGGCGACCAGCTGGTTCTGGTACCACCGCCAGGATTCCTGA